In Stenotrophomonas sp. ESTM1D_MKCIP4_1, a single genomic region encodes these proteins:
- a CDS encoding fimbrial protein, with the protein MTNFIRALGACLLVAVAPAASAEKLEITGEIMPTTCAVQAAAGTITVAMGKVELTSINANTRAGQKNFSILLDCSGSGADQDVGVRFGGAPDGATGNLALNTGSSATNVGVALYDVAGNHQKIGEDPLQWVTIPAAGSGQLDYSAWYASPAQNATAGTANASGDFVVVYK; encoded by the coding sequence ATGACGAACTTCATACGCGCCCTGGGCGCCTGCCTGCTGGTCGCTGTCGCGCCGGCCGCCTCTGCTGAAAAGCTGGAAATCACCGGCGAAATCATGCCCACCACCTGCGCCGTGCAGGCCGCCGCCGGCACCATCACCGTGGCGATGGGCAAGGTCGAGTTGACCTCGATCAACGCCAACACCCGCGCTGGCCAGAAGAACTTCAGCATCCTGCTGGACTGTTCCGGCTCGGGCGCCGATCAGGACGTGGGCGTGCGTTTTGGCGGTGCGCCGGATGGCGCCACCGGCAACCTCGCGCTCAACACCGGTTCCAGCGCCACCAACGTGGGCGTGGCCCTGTATGACGTCGCCGGCAATCACCAGAAGATCGGCGAAGACCCGCTGCAGTGGGTGACCATCCCCGCTGCCGGCAGCGGCCAGCTTGACTACAGCGCCTGGTATGCCTCGCCGGCCCAGAATGCCACTGCCGGCACGGCCAATGCGTCGGGCGACTTCGTGGTTGTCTACAAGTAA
- a CDS encoding fimbrial protein: MIASQTIDGTVTVANADPTGKRLASIPWQGSAFPFGGCSGRQPIEIDLAVTGLTYVQDVQMSGRTYAAYAMGPTSPLFVFQHTSGYAGGDVNTIPLSLGRNVDPNGTRPTADAYRSLVTVYVVSRGGVMTSVPYTLIGSATTWPQNFPAIRRTVPISLGVDMMAPACTLSDTSAVLDVISADALAGAGGTAGEKPVVVVMRCPGPGVTVDLSLADANDPAATGSALRPTADSDASGVRIELLRGGQPVQFGQRWGHGQSIGGTEDLEFTARYLRTGPDVVPGDIKGEAVLTADYR, encoded by the coding sequence GTGATCGCGTCTCAGACCATCGACGGGACCGTCACGGTGGCCAATGCGGATCCCACCGGAAAACGCCTCGCCTCCATTCCCTGGCAGGGCAGCGCATTTCCTTTCGGCGGCTGTTCGGGGCGCCAGCCCATCGAAATCGACCTGGCGGTAACCGGCCTGACCTATGTCCAGGACGTTCAGATGAGCGGGCGGACCTATGCTGCGTATGCAATGGGGCCGACCTCGCCGTTGTTCGTGTTCCAGCACACGTCGGGCTACGCGGGCGGAGACGTCAACACCATACCGCTCAGCTTGGGACGCAACGTGGATCCCAACGGCACACGGCCCACGGCGGACGCTTATCGATCCCTGGTGACGGTCTACGTCGTTTCACGCGGCGGCGTGATGACGTCCGTTCCCTACACGCTCATCGGTAGTGCCACGACCTGGCCGCAGAATTTTCCCGCCATCAGGCGCACGGTGCCGATCAGCCTTGGCGTGGACATGATGGCCCCGGCATGCACGCTGTCCGATACCAGTGCGGTGCTCGACGTGATCAGTGCGGACGCGCTGGCCGGGGCCGGCGGTACCGCCGGTGAGAAGCCGGTCGTGGTGGTCATGCGCTGCCCGGGCCCCGGCGTCACAGTCGACCTGTCATTGGCCGATGCCAATGATCCTGCAGCTACCGGCAGTGCGCTGCGGCCCACGGCGGATTCGGATGCCTCAGGGGTCCGGATCGAGCTGCTGCGCGGCGGGCAGCCCGTGCAGTTCGGGCAGCGCTGGGGCCACGGGCAGTCCATCGGCGGCACCGAAGACCTGGAGTTCACTGCACGTTACCTGCGTACCGGTCCGGACGTTGTGCCGGGTGACATCAAGGGTGAGGCGGTGCTCACCGCGGATTACCGCTGA
- a CDS encoding fimbria/pilus outer membrane usher protein codes for MTLRFLPPRPVPPCSALPAAIAFALCGASPAAVADDLEFSSGFLIGGQAIDMQRYAQGNSLPDGEHPLELLVNEGFQGNVDVAVRGGALCLPTAAVRQLELKHDILARLDDDPDTCVDLPGLIEGATVELDSSALQLRLGVPQAAQARSARGYVAPDQRDRGITAGFIDYSLNHNRSSGRDSTYLGVNAGLNLGAWRLRHRSAVSQGSEGRHHDVIASSLQRDLPGWDSQLLLGQGNTGGELFESVAFTGLRLATDERMLPDSLRGFAPVVRGIAEGNAVVRIRQNGTIIHETTVAPGPFVIDDLYPTHFGGDLEVTVTEPDGREQRFTVNFSAVPQALRPGASRFSATVGQLRDTSDRWDELRFAEATYARGISNRLTLLGGAQLGEDYRSLLAGAAVNTPVGAFGADVTHSRAQPLHAGPVSGNSVRINYQRYVARSGTNFGLAAYRYSTRGYLSLGDFARVRSDDWGHASRARQRYQVNFSQKLGQRSTLYLSGGHTRYWGDTRRRSDVQLGVQTVVGVANIGVSALRYQLSAGHADTRYGLTVSVPLGRRPSTPRFNSQLSHAANGTQAQLGINGVLGERRALSYSLSASDGGGSQGSASAYAAYQGSRGNANAGYSRSGSYSNLSLGASGSVALHRGGMNLGPPVGEGFALIHAEGAEGAQVGYGGQVRVAGNGYALLPHISPYRWNQIDLDPSGLPIEVELLQTSQRVAPTAGSIVRVAFSAARERTLFIDATDALGQPLPFAARVEDEHGVPRGAVGQGGVIQLRGAQDAGTLIVDPEGPKRCRLDYRMPDAPDGYGLSWSQALCVPLAAPVRGLQAAAPETY; via the coding sequence ATGACTCTGCGTTTCCTCCCGCCCCGACCGGTCCCGCCGTGCAGTGCGCTGCCTGCCGCCATTGCCTTCGCGCTGTGCGGCGCGAGCCCTGCGGCCGTGGCCGACGACCTTGAGTTCAGCAGTGGCTTCCTCATTGGCGGTCAGGCCATCGACATGCAGCGCTATGCGCAGGGCAATTCATTGCCCGATGGCGAACATCCGCTGGAACTGCTGGTCAATGAGGGTTTCCAGGGCAACGTGGATGTTGCCGTGCGTGGTGGCGCGCTGTGCCTGCCGACAGCAGCGGTGCGGCAGCTGGAGTTGAAGCACGACATCCTTGCCCGGCTGGATGACGATCCGGACACCTGTGTGGATCTGCCTGGCCTTATCGAGGGTGCCACCGTTGAACTGGACAGCAGTGCATTGCAACTGCGCCTGGGGGTGCCACAGGCGGCGCAGGCACGCAGTGCTCGCGGGTACGTGGCACCGGACCAGCGCGATCGCGGCATCACCGCTGGCTTCATCGATTACAGCCTCAACCACAACCGCAGCAGTGGCCGCGACAGCACTTACCTGGGCGTCAACGCCGGGTTGAACCTGGGCGCGTGGCGGCTGCGCCATCGCTCGGCCGTCAGCCAGGGCTCGGAAGGCCGCCATCACGATGTGATCGCCAGTTCGCTGCAGCGCGACCTGCCCGGCTGGGACAGCCAGCTGCTGCTGGGGCAGGGCAATACCGGCGGCGAACTGTTCGAGAGTGTCGCCTTCACCGGCCTGCGGCTGGCCACCGATGAGCGCATGCTGCCCGATTCGCTGCGCGGCTTTGCGCCGGTAGTGCGTGGCATCGCCGAGGGCAACGCGGTGGTACGCATCCGCCAGAACGGCACCATCATCCACGAGACCACGGTGGCGCCGGGCCCGTTCGTCATCGACGATCTCTACCCCACCCACTTCGGGGGCGATCTTGAAGTCACCGTTACCGAGCCGGATGGCCGCGAGCAGCGCTTCACCGTCAACTTCTCCGCTGTGCCACAGGCGTTGCGTCCGGGCGCCAGCCGATTCAGCGCTACGGTCGGCCAGCTGCGCGACACCAGCGACCGCTGGGACGAACTGCGCTTTGCCGAGGCCACCTACGCACGCGGCATCAGCAACCGCTTGACCCTGCTGGGGGGTGCGCAGCTGGGTGAGGATTACCGGTCGCTGTTGGCCGGTGCAGCAGTGAACACGCCGGTGGGTGCCTTTGGTGCAGACGTCACCCATTCACGTGCGCAACCGCTGCATGCCGGGCCGGTCAGCGGCAACAGCGTCCGCATCAATTACCAGCGCTATGTCGCACGCAGCGGCACCAATTTCGGTCTGGCCGCCTACCGCTACAGCACGCGCGGCTACCTGTCGCTGGGCGATTTCGCCCGCGTGCGCAGCGACGACTGGGGCCATGCCAGCCGTGCCCGCCAGCGCTACCAGGTCAATTTCTCGCAGAAGCTGGGCCAGCGCAGCACGCTGTACCTCAGCGGCGGCCATACCCGCTACTGGGGTGATACACGGCGCCGCAGCGATGTGCAGCTGGGTGTGCAGACGGTGGTGGGTGTGGCCAACATCGGCGTTTCCGCGTTGCGCTACCAGCTCAGTGCAGGGCATGCGGATACCCGCTACGGGCTCACCGTCAGCGTGCCATTGGGCCGTCGCCCCAGCACGCCGCGCTTCAACAGCCAGCTCAGCCACGCCGCCAACGGTACGCAGGCACAGCTGGGCATCAACGGTGTGTTGGGCGAAAGGCGTGCCCTCAGTTACAGCCTGTCGGCCAGCGACGGTGGCGGCAGCCAGGGCAGCGCCAGTGCCTATGCCGCCTACCAGGGCAGCCGCGGCAACGCCAATGCCGGCTACAGCCGCAGCGGCAGTTATAGCAACCTGTCGCTGGGGGCCAGCGGCAGCGTCGCGCTGCACCGCGGTGGCATGAATCTGGGGCCGCCGGTGGGTGAGGGCTTCGCACTCATCCATGCCGAAGGGGCGGAGGGGGCGCAGGTGGGCTATGGCGGCCAGGTGCGCGTGGCGGGCAATGGCTATGCGCTGCTGCCGCACATCAGCCCGTACCGGTGGAACCAGATCGACCTCGACCCGTCCGGCCTGCCGATCGAGGTGGAACTGCTGCAGACCTCGCAGCGCGTGGCACCCACGGCCGGCAGCATCGTGCGCGTGGCCTTCAGTGCAGCGCGCGAGCGCACGCTGTTCATCGATGCCACCGACGCACTGGGCCAGCCATTGCCGTTCGCTGCGCGGGTGGAAGACGAGCACGGTGTGCCCAGGGGCGCCGTCGGGCAGGGCGGCGTCATCCAGCTGCGTGGCGCGCAGGATGCCGGCACGCTGATCGTCGACCCGGAAGGCCCGAAGCGCTGCCGCTTGGATTACCGCATGCCCGATGCACCCGATGGCTACGGCCTGTCGTGGAGCCAGGCATTGTGCGTGCCCCTGGCTGCCCCCGTGCGGGGCCTGCAGGCCGCCGCGCCCGAAACGTACTGA
- a CDS encoding fimbrial protein has translation MTALVLRNALFLALMATAPAALADSATLTISGRVLPGTCTLNAPAITLDPVKANELTQGDNQLKAGTLDFTGCVGVTKATLSFAGTAADGDAERWKNTAATDAADGVSVALLQGATGTTYLKNGDTGIDVPVTGATATFALRAGYYLPTLGAVTAGAVQTEITVTADYD, from the coding sequence ATGACTGCCCTTGTCCTGCGTAACGCCTTGTTCCTCGCATTGATGGCCACCGCGCCTGCCGCACTGGCGGATTCCGCCACGCTCACCATCAGCGGCCGCGTGCTGCCCGGGACCTGCACCTTGAACGCGCCGGCCATCACGCTGGACCCGGTCAAAGCCAACGAACTCACCCAGGGGGATAACCAGCTCAAAGCCGGCACGCTGGATTTCACTGGCTGCGTAGGCGTGACCAAGGCCACGCTGTCCTTCGCCGGTACCGCCGCCGACGGCGATGCCGAGCGCTGGAAGAACACCGCCGCCACCGACGCGGCCGACGGCGTATCAGTTGCGCTGCTGCAGGGCGCCACTGGCACGACCTACCTGAAAAACGGCGATACCGGCATTGACGTGCCGGTGACCGGTGCCACCGCGACCTTCGCGTTGCGCGCCGGGTATTACCTGCCAACGCTGGGTGCGGTTACGGCGGGTGCGGTGCAGACCGAAATCACGGTGACGGCGGATTACGACTAA